From one Solanum stenotomum isolate F172 chromosome 12, ASM1918654v1, whole genome shotgun sequence genomic stretch:
- the LOC125848633 gene encoding uncharacterized protein LOC125848633 isoform X2 translates to MARSALDEMSATGAFERTASTFRNIVSRDPGSVFPVESGRYHLYISYACPWASRCLAYLKIKGLDQAIDFTSVKPIWERTKDSDEHMGWVFASSSTEEAGADLDPINGAKSIRELYELASTNYSGKYTVPVLWDKKLKTVVNNESAEIIRMFNSEFNDIAENAALDLYPPHLQSQINETNDWIYDGINNGVYQCGFAKKQEPYDEAVQKVYKALDKCEEILSKQRYICGDQVTEADIRLFVTLIRFDEVYAVHFKCNKKLLREYPNLFNYTKDIFQIPGMSSTVNMEHIKKHYYGSHPGINPFGIIPQGPNIDYSSPHDREKFSK, encoded by the exons ATGGCTCGTTCCGCTCTGGATGAGATGTCAGCAACGGGTGCTTTTGAGAGAACTGCTTCAACCTTCCGTAATATAGTCTCAAGGGACCCCGGCTCCGTTTTTCCAGTGGAATCTGGGAGGTACCACCTCTACATATCATATGCTTGCCCGTGGGCATCAAGGTGCCTGGCTTACTTGAAGATTAAAGGCCTTGACCAAGCCATTGATTTCACA TCTGTTAAACCTATTTGGGAGAGGACGAAGGACAGCGATGAGCACATGGGATGGGTTTTTGCTTCATCAAGCACTGAGGAAGCAGGAGCTGATCTTGATCCTATTAATGGTGCCAAAAGCATAAGGGAGCTGTATGAACTTGCAAGTACAAACTATTCTGGGAAATACACCGTTCCG GTTCTTTGGGATAAGAAACTGAAGACAGTCGTGAACAACGAGAGTGCAGAAATAATACGCATGTTTAATAGTGAATTTAATGATATAGCTGAGAATGCAGCTTTGGACCTTTATCCTCCTCATTTGCAATCCCAAATCAATGAAACAAATGACTGGATATATGATGGAATAAACAATGGAGTATATCAATGTGGGTTTGCAAAGAAGCAAGAGCCTTATGATGAG GCGGTGCAAAAAGTATACAAAGCTTTGGACAAATGTGAGGAGATACTGAGCAAGCAGAGATACATATGTGGAGATCAAGTGACTGAAGCAGATATTCGCTTGTTTGTCACCCTGATTAGGTTTGATGAG GTGTATGCTGTCCACTTCAAGTGCAATAAGAAGTTACTACGTGAATATCCAAATCTGTTTAATTACACCAAAGATATTTTCCAAATACCCGGCATGAGCAGTACTGTCAACATGGAACACATCAAAAAGCATTACTATGGGAGCCATCCTGGCATCAATCCTTTTGGAATCATTCCCCAGGGTCCAAATATCGACTATTCCTCTCCTCATGATCGAGAGAAGTTCTCTAAGTAG
- the LOC125848633 gene encoding uncharacterized protein LOC125848633 isoform X1 encodes MNFPFINRTIQLQTLRHTCVFQQLSFKQSIRMARSALDEMSATGAFERTASTFRNIVSRDPGSVFPVESGRYHLYISYACPWASRCLAYLKIKGLDQAIDFTSVKPIWERTKDSDEHMGWVFASSSTEEAGADLDPINGAKSIRELYELASTNYSGKYTVPVLWDKKLKTVVNNESAEIIRMFNSEFNDIAENAALDLYPPHLQSQINETNDWIYDGINNGVYQCGFAKKQEPYDEAVQKVYKALDKCEEILSKQRYICGDQVTEADIRLFVTLIRFDEVYAVHFKCNKKLLREYPNLFNYTKDIFQIPGMSSTVNMEHIKKHYYGSHPGINPFGIIPQGPNIDYSSPHDREKFSK; translated from the exons ATGAATTTTCCTTTTATAAACAGAACAATCCAACTACAAACACTGAGGCACACTTGTGTATTCCAACAGCTTTCTTTCAAG CAAAGTATACGAATGGCTCGTTCCGCTCTGGATGAGATGTCAGCAACGGGTGCTTTTGAGAGAACTGCTTCAACCTTCCGTAATATAGTCTCAAGGGACCCCGGCTCCGTTTTTCCAGTGGAATCTGGGAGGTACCACCTCTACATATCATATGCTTGCCCGTGGGCATCAAGGTGCCTGGCTTACTTGAAGATTAAAGGCCTTGACCAAGCCATTGATTTCACA TCTGTTAAACCTATTTGGGAGAGGACGAAGGACAGCGATGAGCACATGGGATGGGTTTTTGCTTCATCAAGCACTGAGGAAGCAGGAGCTGATCTTGATCCTATTAATGGTGCCAAAAGCATAAGGGAGCTGTATGAACTTGCAAGTACAAACTATTCTGGGAAATACACCGTTCCG GTTCTTTGGGATAAGAAACTGAAGACAGTCGTGAACAACGAGAGTGCAGAAATAATACGCATGTTTAATAGTGAATTTAATGATATAGCTGAGAATGCAGCTTTGGACCTTTATCCTCCTCATTTGCAATCCCAAATCAATGAAACAAATGACTGGATATATGATGGAATAAACAATGGAGTATATCAATGTGGGTTTGCAAAGAAGCAAGAGCCTTATGATGAG GCGGTGCAAAAAGTATACAAAGCTTTGGACAAATGTGAGGAGATACTGAGCAAGCAGAGATACATATGTGGAGATCAAGTGACTGAAGCAGATATTCGCTTGTTTGTCACCCTGATTAGGTTTGATGAG GTGTATGCTGTCCACTTCAAGTGCAATAAGAAGTTACTACGTGAATATCCAAATCTGTTTAATTACACCAAAGATATTTTCCAAATACCCGGCATGAGCAGTACTGTCAACATGGAACACATCAAAAAGCATTACTATGGGAGCCATCCTGGCATCAATCCTTTTGGAATCATTCCCCAGGGTCCAAATATCGACTATTCCTCTCCTCATGATCGAGAGAAGTTCTCTAAGTAG